From a single Flavobacteriales bacterium genomic region:
- a CDS encoding zeta toxin family protein, with protein MAGEPRMRVFAGPNGSGKTTVIREVRRFKVNGRNVDFGLYVNADDIAQVLNSGKGFDLAPYDVSLDRNDVLAFAKGSGLLGKGFTSTDLDSALLLNAGKLRSNAPNVNDRLAQLTAQYLYDQLLDRKHKFTFETVFSHPSKLALMQRARDLGYKVYLYYVGTEDPSINVQRVQEIRVKEGGHNVPKDKIIDRYYRSMDQLRAAIDLAYHTFLWDNSGIESHLFWTHKKLPDGEQDWKIFMDHMPFWFVQYYLAHFPKNAQLKGQMELFQATRGIK; from the coding sequence ATGGCGGGAGAGCCGCGTATGCGTGTATTCGCTGGCCCGAACGGTTCGGGAAAGACAACCGTTATACGCGAAGTACGCCGTTTCAAAGTAAATGGAAGGAACGTAGACTTTGGACTTTACGTTAACGCAGATGATATTGCGCAAGTGCTCAATTCGGGCAAAGGCTTTGACCTTGCCCCTTATGATGTTTCCTTGGATCGGAATGATGTGTTGGCTTTTGCGAAAGGATCAGGGCTTTTGGGCAAAGGATTCACCTCAACTGATCTGGACTCCGCATTGCTTTTGAACGCTGGCAAGCTCAGGTCCAATGCCCCCAACGTGAATGACCGCCTAGCCCAATTGACTGCGCAATACTTGTATGACCAGCTCTTGGACAGGAAACATAAGTTCACATTCGAGACCGTTTTCAGCCATCCGAGCAAATTGGCATTGATGCAACGTGCTCGTGACCTAGGCTACAAAGTATACCTGTACTATGTCGGAACAGAAGATCCATCTATCAATGTGCAGCGGGTACAAGAGATCCGCGTAAAAGAAGGTGGACACAATGTTCCAAAAGACAAGATCATTGACCGGTATTATCGCTCAATGGATCAACTTCGTGCTGCTATTGATCTGGCGTATCATACATTCCTTTGGGATAATTCTGGAATTGAATCACACCTATTTTGGACGCATAAAAAATTACCCGACGGTGAACAGGACTGGAAGATCTTTATGGATCATATGCCGTTCTGGTTTGTCCAATATTATCTGGCCCATTTCCCAAAGAATGCGCAGCTAAAAGGACAAATGGAACTCTTTCAGGCCACGCGTGGGATCAAATAA
- a CDS encoding type II toxin-antitoxin system RelE/ParE family toxin — translation MGKFILTNKAVEDLGDIWNYTLDRWSEQQADKYYQNLLDACQEAADDPRLGKKYEGIRSELNGVQVMKRVLLFRIVDRDNIETSRILHERMDLKGRI, via the coding sequence ATGGGTAAATTCATCTTGACCAATAAAGCGGTCGAGGATCTGGGAGATATTTGGAACTACACGTTGGACCGATGGTCCGAACAACAAGCAGATAAGTATTACCAGAACCTTCTCGATGCATGCCAAGAAGCTGCAGATGATCCAAGGCTTGGTAAGAAATATGAAGGAATCCGATCAGAACTGAATGGAGTGCAGGTAATGAAACGCGTTCTACTCTTCCGAATAGTGGATCGGGATAATATTGAGACCTCAAGAATACTGCACGAGCGAATGGATCTGAAGGGTCGAATCTAG
- a CDS encoding type II toxin-antitoxin system ParD family antitoxin yields MSKNTSITLGDYFEQFVQSSISEGRYNNVSEVIRAGLRLLEEEESKVIALRQAIKEGIDSGLANDFDPQDHLASLKARRNSNG; encoded by the coding sequence ATGAGTAAGAATACATCCATAACCTTAGGAGACTATTTCGAACAATTCGTTCAAAGCAGTATCTCCGAAGGACGATACAACAACGTAAGCGAAGTAATTCGAGCGGGACTTAGACTTCTTGAGGAAGAGGAAAGCAAAGTCATTGCACTTAGACAGGCCATCAAGGAAGGAATAGATAGTGGACTCGCCAACGATTTCGACCCTCAAGATCATCTTGCCTCGTTGAAAGCCAGAAGGAATTCCAATGGGTAA
- a CDS encoding T9SS type A sorting domain-containing protein, giving the protein MRSVVLLSLAVILFVTDGFAQTFVPLFGEPSRQWTTVFRGSVDAQCEDIYTDTYFIGGDTILNGQAYQVIWRQEFYSQSYILSMNCNNSSYANGIAHFVREQDKRVYVLIEPIEEYMIYDFNVEVGDSIPYPSSFPNAPVSDYPRWANVILIDSVDINGSYRKRFVVDSLEDFVGTRSIIEGIGGSSGPSHPLDVQFGLSHFLSLECVKENGMSVYGEGICYPITGISSDHDRNVLVLFPNPTANSVQFGEAIIRFEVFDTLGMKRLDGTGNSADLSDLTLGTYFLRAWSLADRAIGVYKVVRTDD; this is encoded by the coding sequence ATGCGCAGTGTAGTGCTTCTTTCACTTGCGGTCATTTTGTTTGTAACAGATGGCTTCGCTCAGACATTCGTTCCGCTCTTTGGGGAACCAAGCCGACAATGGACAACTGTATTTCGAGGTAGCGTGGACGCTCAGTGCGAAGACATCTATACCGATACCTACTTTATTGGTGGTGATACGATTCTCAATGGTCAAGCGTATCAGGTGATCTGGCGGCAGGAGTTCTATTCTCAATCATACATTTTATCCATGAACTGTAATAACTCATCGTATGCGAACGGTATTGCGCATTTTGTTCGAGAACAGGATAAACGCGTCTATGTGCTGATCGAACCGATTGAAGAATACATGATCTATGACTTCAACGTTGAGGTTGGCGACTCAATACCCTATCCAAGTAGCTTTCCTAATGCACCCGTTTCAGACTACCCTAGATGGGCTAACGTTATCTTGATCGATTCGGTCGATATTAATGGTAGTTACCGAAAGCGGTTCGTTGTTGATTCGTTGGAAGACTTCGTTGGAACACGATCAATAATTGAGGGAATTGGTGGGTCTTCGGGTCCTTCTCATCCGTTGGATGTACAATTTGGATTATCCCACTTCCTTTCGCTGGAATGTGTCAAAGAAAACGGTATGTCCGTTTATGGAGAAGGCATCTGTTACCCGATCACTGGAATATCTTCAGATCATGATCGGAATGTGCTCGTTCTTTTTCCGAACCCTACGGCAAATTCTGTACAATTCGGGGAGGCGATCATTCGCTTTGAAGTGTTTGATACCCTAGGAATGAAGAGGCTCGATGGCACCGGGAACAGTGCCGATCTTTCTGACCTCACTTTAGGCACCTATTTTCTTCGTGCATGGTCCTTGGCTGATCGAGCCATAGGTGTGTACAAGGTTGTACGTACCGATGATTGA
- a CDS encoding ParB/RepB/Spo0J family partition protein, with the protein MKKKSLGRGLSALLEDPSTDIASSPISNVGAAPRSAGPIGSILIAHIEPNPFQPRTHFSDEALSELAQSIRELGVIQPVTLRKLGYDRYQLISGERRFRASQLAGLVEVPAYIRVANDEAMLEMALVENIQREELDAIEVAISFQRLVDEVNLTHEQLSEKVGKDRATVTNYLRLLKLPPEVQLGLRQRSIGMGHARALIAIHDPVKQVDLFNRIIESQLSVRQVEELARNSGAKKGSGTAARPNKELSKQLADLIGSRVVVKQNNEGKGKIEITFKTDDELRRILRVVQG; encoded by the coding sequence ATGAAAAAGAAAAGCCTGGGCCGCGGATTAAGTGCGCTATTGGAGGACCCCTCCACGGATATTGCAAGTTCTCCTATTTCCAATGTTGGCGCTGCACCTCGCAGTGCTGGCCCGATCGGATCGATCTTGATCGCGCACATAGAACCGAATCCGTTCCAACCGCGGACGCATTTCAGCGATGAAGCGCTTTCCGAATTGGCTCAGAGCATACGTGAGCTAGGCGTGATACAGCCAGTTACGCTTCGCAAACTCGGTTATGATCGTTACCAGTTGATCAGTGGTGAGCGCCGTTTCCGTGCATCGCAACTGGCGGGTCTGGTGGAAGTGCCAGCATACATCCGCGTTGCCAATGACGAAGCCATGCTCGAGATGGCATTGGTCGAGAACATCCAGCGCGAGGAATTGGATGCCATCGAGGTGGCGATCAGTTTCCAACGGTTGGTGGATGAAGTGAACCTAACGCACGAGCAACTCAGCGAGAAGGTCGGTAAGGACCGTGCTACTGTAACGAACTACCTGCGGCTATTGAAGCTTCCTCCTGAAGTGCAACTCGGTCTGCGCCAACGCAGCATCGGTATGGGCCATGCGCGAGCGTTGATCGCGATCCATGATCCGGTGAAACAAGTGGATCTGTTCAATCGGATCATTGAAAGCCAGTTGAGTGTGCGACAAGTCGAAGAGCTTGCACGGAATTCCGGAGCAAAAAAAGGTTCCGGTACCGCTGCTCGTCCGAACAAGGAATTGAGCAAACAATTGGCGGATCTTATCGGCAGCCGTGTTGTGGTGAAACAGAACAACGAGGGCAAAGGAAAGATCGAGATCACGTTTAAGACGGACGACGAACTCCGTAGGATCCTGCGTGTCGTACAAGGGTGA
- a CDS encoding ParA family protein, with protein MAKIISIVNQKGGVGKTTTAINLAACLGVLERRTLLVDADPQANATSGVGYDPRTVKASIYECIVNNIPATDVIMKTDNPNLDILPGHIDLVGAEIEMIDMRDREQQLKAVLEPLRELYDFIIIDCSPSLGLVTVNSLTASDSVIVPVQCEYFALEGLGKLLNTIKIVQQRLNPELVIEGMLLTMYDSRLRLANQVVDEVKTHFQQLVFDTVIHRNVALGEAPSHGQTIIMHDASSKGAVNYLNLAREVLQKNSLTRIPNEERTLAVEEEIGS; from the coding sequence ATGGCGAAGATCATATCAATCGTAAATCAGAAAGGCGGCGTTGGCAAAACCACAACTGCGATCAACTTGGCCGCCTGCTTGGGAGTGCTTGAACGGAGAACGCTATTGGTGGATGCCGACCCGCAAGCGAATGCTACCAGCGGTGTTGGTTATGATCCACGCACTGTGAAAGCAAGCATCTATGAGTGCATCGTGAACAACATACCTGCCACGGATGTGATCATGAAGACCGATAACCCGAATTTGGATATTCTGCCAGGACATATTGATCTGGTAGGTGCAGAGATCGAGATGATCGACATGCGCGATCGCGAACAACAATTGAAAGCCGTTCTGGAACCGCTTCGCGAGCTTTATGATTTCATCATTATTGACTGCTCCCCTTCTCTTGGTCTGGTTACGGTGAACAGCCTTACAGCCAGCGATAGTGTGATCGTGCCCGTTCAGTGCGAGTATTTTGCGTTGGAAGGTCTTGGCAAATTGCTGAACACGATCAAGATCGTACAACAGCGTTTGAATCCGGAACTCGTGATCGAAGGCATGTTGTTGACCATGTATGACAGCCGTTTGCGCCTCGCGAACCAGGTTGTGGACGAAGTGAAAACACATTTCCAACAGTTGGTCTTCGATACGGTCATTCACCGGAACGTTGCACTTGGCGAGGCGCCGAGCCATGGCCAAACGATCATTATGCATGATGCAAGCAGTAAGGGTGCAGTGAATTATTTGAATCTTGCACGTGAGGTGCTGCAGAAGAACAGCCTTACCCGGATCCCGAATGAAGAGCGGACGTTGGCAGTTGAGGAAGAGATCGGATCATGA
- a CDS encoding KUP/HAK/KT family potassium transporter, protein MSKKLSAAGMLVTLGIIYGDIGTSPLYVMKAIVGDRPITEQLVLGGVSCVFWALTIQTTLKYIILTLRADNHGEGGIFSLYALVRRYARTVYIPATIGAACLLADGIITPPISVSSAIEGLGGVPGLEDVIVPGGDLTVTIVIAIISALFLIQRFGTKVVGTVFGPMMLIWFSMLLILGIVQVGHYPEVLKCINPKYAYDLLVNYPQGFWLLGAVVLCTTGAEALYNDLGHVGLSNVRMSWIFVKTALVLNYMGQGAWILHSGLDVLDGKNPFYAVMPGWFLLTGIIISALATIIASQAVITGSFTLISEAITMNFWPRVRIKFPSDVRGQIYIPSVNLILWAGCIGIMLAFRESEQMEAIYGLFIIVAMGMTTSLMFLWLRFVRKWTLFSVIGTLSIFAALELAFFISNSVKLQGRWSFLLVVFSLFLMMIMWYRARRITNRYLDFRYLYDYFPAINDLSRDKEIPKFATHLVFLTKANSPRNVERKILDSILRRRPKRADIYWFLHVNWTDEPFTMNYRVTELAHDKVIRVDFDLGFRIQPRMNFLFKRVIQEMVESNEIDFRSKYESMKKHDFTADIRYVLMERFLSVENELSVKDELLLDAYFFLKRFTLSDRSAFGLDQTDTVVEYVPLILGEQKKVPLHRIRPKAEPPTAGSDQ, encoded by the coding sequence ATGAGCAAGAAGCTTAGTGCAGCCGGGATGCTGGTTACACTAGGGATCATATACGGGGACATAGGTACTTCGCCTTTGTATGTAATGAAAGCCATCGTCGGCGACCGACCCATAACCGAACAATTGGTGTTGGGCGGTGTTTCATGTGTGTTCTGGGCATTAACGATCCAAACAACGCTCAAGTACATTATCCTCACACTACGAGCCGACAACCACGGTGAGGGTGGTATTTTCTCTCTTTATGCGCTGGTACGCCGCTATGCGCGAACGGTCTATATTCCTGCTACTATCGGTGCCGCTTGTCTTCTGGCCGATGGTATTATTACACCACCCATTTCCGTTAGCTCAGCGATCGAAGGTTTAGGTGGTGTGCCAGGTTTGGAAGATGTGATCGTTCCAGGCGGAGACCTTACCGTTACCATAGTTATTGCGATCATTTCGGCATTGTTCCTCATTCAACGTTTCGGCACCAAAGTGGTGGGTACGGTATTCGGCCCAATGATGCTGATCTGGTTCAGTATGCTCCTCATCCTCGGGATCGTGCAAGTGGGCCATTATCCGGAAGTATTGAAATGCATCAACCCGAAATACGCCTATGATCTCTTAGTGAATTACCCGCAAGGATTTTGGCTTTTAGGTGCAGTAGTGCTGTGTACCACAGGTGCAGAAGCGTTGTACAATGATCTGGGCCACGTTGGACTAAGCAACGTGAGAATGAGTTGGATCTTCGTGAAGACTGCGCTGGTCCTGAACTATATGGGCCAAGGTGCATGGATCCTGCACAGCGGGTTGGACGTACTCGATGGGAAGAACCCTTTCTATGCCGTAATGCCAGGATGGTTCCTTTTGACCGGTATCATTATTTCAGCGCTCGCCACCATCATCGCTAGCCAAGCTGTGATCACTGGGTCCTTCACCTTGATCAGTGAAGCAATAACCATGAATTTCTGGCCGCGCGTTCGTATCAAATTCCCAAGTGATGTGCGCGGACAGATCTACATACCCAGCGTGAACCTGATCCTTTGGGCAGGTTGCATCGGTATCATGCTCGCATTCCGCGAAAGTGAACAGATGGAAGCCATCTATGGCTTGTTCATTATTGTTGCCATGGGAATGACGACCAGCTTGATGTTCCTCTGGCTTCGCTTCGTACGGAAGTGGACCTTGTTCTCCGTGATCGGTACACTCTCGATCTTCGCTGCTTTGGAACTGGCGTTCTTTATCTCGAACAGTGTGAAACTGCAAGGTCGATGGTCGTTCCTATTGGTTGTTTTTAGCTTATTCTTGATGATGATCATGTGGTATCGTGCACGCCGGATCACGAACCGTTACTTGGATTTCCGCTATTTGTACGACTACTTCCCGGCCATCAATGACCTTAGCCGCGATAAGGAAATACCGAAATTCGCAACACATTTGGTCTTTCTTACCAAGGCCAATAGTCCGCGCAACGTAGAGCGCAAGATCCTGGATTCCATCCTACGTCGAAGACCAAAGCGTGCGGATATTTACTGGTTCCTGCACGTGAATTGGACCGATGAACCATTCACCATGAACTACCGCGTTACCGAGCTTGCGCATGACAAGGTGATCCGCGTGGACTTCGATCTTGGTTTCCGAATTCAACCGCGCATGAATTTTTTGTTCAAACGGGTGATCCAGGAAATGGTGGAGAGCAATGAGATCGACTTCCGCAGTAAGTATGAATCAATGAAGAAGCACGATTTCACTGCAGACATCCGCTACGTGCTCATGGAGCGTTTCCTATCCGTTGAGAACGAACTGTCCGTGAAGGATGAATTGCTCCTGGATGCTTATTTCTTCCTGAAACGGTTCACGCTTTCTGATCGAAGTGCATTCGGGTTGGACCAAACAGATACGGTTGTGGAATATGTTCCGTTGATCCTTGGAGAACAAAAGAAAGTTCCATTGCACCGCATAAGACCTAAGGCGGAGCCACCGACTGCGGGATCGGATCAGTGA
- a CDS encoding PUR family DNA/RNA-binding protein: MSDDREDVYSKAVRAGKRTYFFDVKSTRGGDLFLTITESKKHTNEDGSATYDKHKIFLYKEDFEKFVDGMHDALDEIDRLHGPRRERHNKHVEEDIGLSSGEGPVDENAPKNPYTDVKFEDLDGKTED; this comes from the coding sequence ATGTCGGATGATCGTGAGGATGTGTATTCCAAAGCTGTAAGAGCAGGAAAACGAACCTATTTCTTTGATGTGAAAAGCACCCGTGGCGGCGACCTTTTCCTCACTATAACGGAGAGTAAAAAGCATACGAACGAAGATGGTTCAGCGACCTATGACAAGCACAAGATCTTTCTCTACAAAGAGGATTTCGAAAAGTTCGTTGATGGTATGCACGATGCGCTGGACGAGATCGATCGGCTGCATGGACCACGCAGAGAGCGGCACAATAAACATGTAGAAGAGGATATTGGTCTGTCGAGTGGCGAAGGACCAGTGGATGAAAATGCTCCCAAGAACCCATACACGGACGTTAAGTTCGAGGATCTGGACGGAAAGACGGAAGATTGA
- a CDS encoding ABC transporter ATP-binding protein, translating to MRPLLKLNPYFAKYKWHMLLGLVFVVLSNWFAVYSPQVVREAVDLIATAVKQMEIPVAERHLDVPATLQLWVGWTGIDLEGRLQQLNDNDTIKLTIVWAAGLLALLYLAFAVIRGVFLFLMRQMIIVVSRLIEYDLKNTIYAHYQHLDRAFYKRNSTGDLMNRISEDVGKVRMYLGPAVMYTAGLIVLFALCVGRMLSVNVEMTLWTLAPLPIMSIVIYYVSDVINRRSMAVQQQQSRLSTLAQESFSGIRVLKAYSKEPMATERFAEAAADYRKRSLEQARIEALFMPAILFLIGLSTVLTIYVGGMKVIGGDGSVSIGNIAEFVIYVNMLTWPFASVGWVTSLVQQASASMERINEFLDTQPSILDEADDLIELKGAITFKNVSFTYPITDIKALDRVSFHVPVGGSLAIVGHTGSGKSTLADLIGRSYDASSGEILIDGVPIKRIKLERLRNQLGFVPQDVFLFSDTIRNNIAFSLDSVNGSVETAKLQERVEQAAKHANVHHNIIDFPKGYDTLLGERGITLSGGQKQRMSIARAIIGNPRILLFDDALSAVDTETEEAILNALRTIMKGRTTVIISHRISAVKAADQILVLESGRVAERGTHDELLKLNGLYAELHEEQLLEEAREVE from the coding sequence ATGCGACCGCTCCTCAAGCTAAATCCATACTTCGCCAAATACAAGTGGCATATGCTGCTGGGCCTTGTGTTCGTGGTGCTAAGCAATTGGTTCGCCGTATACTCACCACAAGTCGTACGAGAAGCCGTGGACCTGATAGCCACTGCCGTGAAGCAGATGGAAATACCGGTGGCTGAACGGCATCTGGATGTTCCTGCCACATTACAACTTTGGGTTGGTTGGACCGGCATTGATCTGGAAGGCCGTTTACAGCAGCTCAATGATAACGATACGATCAAGTTAACGATCGTATGGGCGGCTGGCCTGTTGGCATTGCTTTATCTTGCCTTTGCAGTGATCAGGGGCGTTTTTCTTTTTCTGATGCGACAGATGATCATCGTAGTGAGCCGTTTGATCGAATATGACCTGAAGAATACCATTTACGCGCATTATCAACACTTGGACCGCGCATTCTATAAGCGGAATAGCACAGGTGATCTAATGAACCGCATCAGCGAGGATGTTGGTAAAGTACGGATGTACCTAGGACCTGCGGTGATGTATACCGCTGGACTGATCGTGCTTTTTGCCTTATGCGTGGGGCGGATGCTTTCGGTGAATGTGGAAATGACGCTATGGACCTTGGCTCCTTTACCGATCATGTCCATCGTGATCTATTACGTGAGTGATGTCATCAATAGAAGAAGTATGGCCGTTCAGCAGCAACAAAGCAGGTTGAGCACATTGGCACAAGAAAGCTTCAGTGGGATCCGGGTGCTTAAGGCATACAGCAAGGAACCAATGGCTACGGAACGATTTGCGGAAGCAGCAGCCGATTATCGCAAGCGTAGTTTGGAGCAGGCCAGGATAGAAGCACTGTTCATGCCGGCCATTCTCTTCTTGATCGGCCTTAGCACCGTGCTTACGATCTATGTCGGCGGAATGAAGGTGATCGGTGGCGACGGTTCCGTAAGCATTGGGAATATCGCCGAATTCGTGATCTATGTGAACATGCTTACGTGGCCATTTGCTTCCGTAGGTTGGGTCACATCCTTGGTTCAACAAGCCAGTGCAAGTATGGAGCGGATCAATGAATTCCTGGATACCCAACCATCAATTCTGGACGAAGCCGATGATCTCATTGAATTGAAAGGAGCGATCACCTTCAAGAACGTTTCGTTCACCTATCCAATTACGGATATCAAGGCGCTGGACCGCGTTTCCTTCCATGTTCCCGTTGGTGGTTCATTGGCGATCGTTGGGCATACCGGTAGTGGCAAAAGCACGCTTGCTGACTTGATCGGCAGGTCCTATGATGCATCCTCTGGCGAGATCCTGATCGATGGCGTGCCCATAAAACGGATCAAATTGGAACGACTTCGTAATCAACTTGGCTTCGTCCCACAAGATGTTTTCTTGTTCAGTGATACGATCCGGAACAACATCGCATTCAGCTTGGACAGTGTAAATGGATCTGTTGAAACGGCCAAGCTCCAAGAACGCGTTGAACAAGCCGCGAAGCATGCCAATGTGCATCACAATATCATCGATTTTCCCAAGGGCTATGATACGCTGCTTGGGGAACGTGGTATCACCCTGAGTGGTGGTCAAAAGCAGCGGATGAGCATTGCCCGAGCGATCATTGGAAACCCTCGGATCCTACTATTCGATGATGCGTTGAGCGCAGTGGATACGGAAACCGAGGAAGCGATCCTGAATGCGCTACGCACGATCATGAAAGGTCGTACAACCGTGATCATCAGTCATAGGATAAGTGCTGTTAAGGCGGCGGATCAGATACTCGTCCTAGAGTCCGGACGTGTTGCCGAAAGAGGTACACACGATGAATTATTGAAGCTGAATGGCCTCTACGCCGAATTGCACGAAGAGCAATTGCTTGAAGAAGCTCGTGAGGTGGAATAA
- a CDS encoding Glu/Leu/Phe/Val dehydrogenase, translating to MVLGRMQKHDHEEVLFCYDRPTGLRAMIAIHDTTLGPALGGTRMWAYATESDAFSDVLRLSRGMTYKSSLAGLDLGGGKAVIIGDSRKDKTEGMFRRFGQFVDSLNGRYITAEDVGMSTTEMVNIRKQTKHVAGLPEEMGGSGDPSPVTSYGVFCGMRAAAHTAYGTDALKGRKVAVQGAGNVGHGLVALLVKDGATVYITDIHDDKLAAFKKEFPSINVVKPDEIYDLDMDIYSPCALGATVNDDTLKRLKCSVIAGAANNQLADENIHGKAVMEKGILYAPDFMINAGGIINCAWELQGYNRTAALKQTEGIYDTAMRIFKSSKELNIPTYLAANKAAEDRITNMRQAGIRF from the coding sequence CTGGTACTAGGTCGCATGCAAAAGCACGATCACGAAGAGGTCCTGTTCTGTTATGACCGACCGACGGGTCTGCGTGCAATGATCGCAATTCACGACACCACGTTGGGCCCAGCACTAGGTGGCACGCGCATGTGGGCCTATGCGACCGAGTCCGATGCTTTTAGCGATGTACTGCGTTTGAGCCGTGGCATGACGTACAAGTCCTCGTTGGCAGGGCTTGATCTCGGTGGCGGGAAGGCGGTGATCATTGGCGATTCACGAAAAGATAAAACGGAAGGTATGTTCCGTCGTTTTGGACAATTCGTGGATAGCTTGAATGGGCGATATATTACTGCCGAAGATGTGGGAATGTCCACCACCGAAATGGTGAATATTCGGAAACAGACCAAACATGTTGCAGGATTGCCGGAAGAAATGGGCGGCAGTGGAGATCCAAGTCCGGTAACTTCGTATGGTGTTTTTTGCGGAATGCGAGCAGCAGCGCACACGGCCTATGGAACCGATGCCCTTAAGGGGAGGAAAGTTGCAGTGCAAGGAGCCGGAAATGTAGGTCACGGTCTTGTTGCCCTGTTGGTAAAAGACGGCGCAACCGTTTACATCACGGATATACATGATGATAAACTAGCGGCTTTCAAAAAGGAATTTCCAAGCATCAATGTCGTAAAGCCGGATGAGATCTACGATCTTGACATGGACATTTATTCACCCTGTGCGCTGGGTGCAACAGTGAACGATGACACGTTGAAGCGTTTGAAGTGCAGCGTGATCGCTGGTGCTGCGAACAACCAATTGGCGGATGAGAACATCCACGGCAAAGCGGTGATGGAAAAAGGAATTCTGTACGCTCCTGATTTCATGATCAATGCGGGTGGTATCATTAACTGTGCGTGGGAATTACAAGGGTATAACCGCACTGCTGCATTGAAACAGACCGAAGGTATCTATGACACTGCGATGCGCATTTTCAAGTCCAGCAAAGAACTGAACATCCCGACCTACCTCGCTGCTAATAAAGCTGCTGAGGACCGTATCACCAACATGCGCCAAGCCGGTATCCGGTTCTAG
- the nusB gene encoding transcription antitermination factor NusB, with protein MLNRRFLRIKVYQALYGFWQGDSTNAARNEKELFNGIDRTYDLFLSLLLVFGELRHVAELRMTEQQKKHLPTGDDLKPDRRFVDDRLVKLFSDSTVLRLEAEKRRINWVGNHELFTRMWREVKASPEYQSYMADADPDFSKSQKYLVRMFTDHVANSEALQDVFEGRSIYWLEDLDLASSMVKRLLELMRETDANDLAMADIVRSTKEEGEFVTTLFRKTIEYQEEHEKAIAEHASNWETDRIAYSDMILMQMALSEVRVFDQIPIKVTLNEYIEIAKAYSTPKSKNFINGVLDKIFIEMKGNGMIHKVGRGLLEN; from the coding sequence ATGCTCAACCGTCGTTTTTTACGCATTAAGGTCTACCAAGCGCTATATGGCTTTTGGCAAGGTGATAGTACCAATGCGGCACGCAATGAAAAGGAATTGTTCAACGGTATCGACCGTACGTATGATCTATTTCTATCGCTCTTACTCGTTTTCGGGGAGCTGCGCCATGTTGCCGAACTGCGCATGACGGAACAGCAGAAAAAGCACCTGCCAACTGGTGATGACCTCAAGCCTGATCGACGATTCGTGGATGATCGACTGGTTAAACTATTCAGTGATAGCACGGTACTGCGGTTGGAAGCCGAAAAACGCCGTATCAATTGGGTAGGTAACCATGAACTTTTCACGCGTATGTGGCGAGAGGTCAAGGCCAGCCCGGAGTATCAAAGCTATATGGCTGATGCGGATCCGGATTTCAGCAAGAGCCAGAAATATTTGGTGAGGATGTTCACTGATCATGTTGCGAACAGCGAGGCCTTGCAAGATGTTTTCGAAGGCCGCAGCATTTATTGGTTGGAGGATCTGGATCTTGCATCATCAATGGTGAAACGGTTGTTGGAGCTAATGCGAGAAACGGATGCCAATGATCTTGCTATGGCTGATATCGTTCGTAGCACGAAAGAGGAAGGAGAGTTCGTGACGACACTATTCCGCAAGACGATCGAATACCAGGAAGAACACGAAAAAGCGATCGCGGAACACGCCAGCAATTGGGAGACCGATCGCATAGCCTATAGCGATATGATCCTGATGCAAATGGCGCTTTCAGAGGTGCGCGTATTCGATCAGATACCAATAAAGGTGACCTTGAACGAGTACATTGAGATCGCTAAGGCATACAGTACGCCGAAGAGCAAGAATTTCATCAATGGCGTATTGGATAAGATCTTCATTGAAATGAAAGGCAATGGTATGATCCATAAAGTAGGTCGCGGACTCTTGGAAAATTGA